A part of Miscanthus floridulus cultivar M001 chromosome 6, ASM1932011v1, whole genome shotgun sequence genomic DNA contains:
- the LOC136460163 gene encoding uncharacterized protein produces the protein MAVPNYTYLKLKMPGPNGVIMIKSTYEHAYDYDVECIKYAKALAEAETLIANLDQLSGEVPDSKRCAGAFKPAEAIKLVLVDPACPDNRALRISATLDIK, from the coding sequence atggcggtccccaactatacctacctcaagctcaagatgcctggtCCCAACGGTGTCATCATGATTAAGTccacgtatgaacatgcataTGACTACGACGTTGAGTGCATCAAGTATGCCAAGGCTctcgcggaggccgagaccctcatcgccaaccttgaCCAACTCAGTGGTGAGGTGCCTGATTCCAAGCGTTGTGCAGGGGCGTTcaagcccgcggaggccatcaagctcgtcctggtcgaccccgcctgcccagACAACCGggcactgaggatcagcgccaccctcgacatcaaatag